From a region of the Nothobranchius furzeri strain GRZ-AD chromosome 12, NfurGRZ-RIMD1, whole genome shotgun sequence genome:
- the ftr14l gene encoding tripartite motif-containing protein 16 isoform X1: MSQSSLLDLDRSNNTEKSRRSSSRNQSRSQAKHGDVLCDFCTTKRQKAEKSCLVCLASYCESHLQTHYTYPTLMKHKLVKATGQMREKICAQHDKLMEAFCRSDQTLVCVLCMMDEHKHHDIVPAGTERTEKQKQLGPTLHKSQQRIDQRIKKWQDLRQAVESVQHSAQTVLEENERIFTELLQLIERKYNDVKETIRSHEKITVNRGEILLDRLEEEITLLKKRHNNLEKLSRTDDHIHFLQSWQSLSGPSGYEDLNNISVAPHYSFDSAKRAIASFKIQVEEMSKTEMSKITGAVKEVYITQKVETKTRRESFLKEETRTREEPKTREDFLKYSCQLTLDANTAHPSLHLSDGNKTATMKSEPMNYPNHPDRFDHWQQVLCRESISGSRCYWEVDWKGTEIDVAVTYRGIRRKGSGNECSLGWNDKSWSLYCSDAKYTFVHNSKSTDIFGSTSSCIGVYLDYINGTLAFYSVPDGMRLLHKVQTTFREPVYPAFSVWGFGSNIKL; this comes from the exons ATGTCCCAGTCTAGTCTTCTGGATTTGGATCGATCCAACAACACGGAGAAATCCCGCCGGTCAAGCAGTCGCAACCAGAGCAGATCCCAGGCCAAACATGGGGATGTCCTCTGTGACTTTTGCACAACAAAGAGGCAAAAGGCTGAGAAGTCCTGCTTAGTGTGCCTGGCGTCCTACTGTGAGTCCCACCTGCAGACTCACTACACCTACCCAACCCTGATGAAGCACAAACTGGTCAAGGCTACAGGTCAGATGAGGGAGAAGATCTGCGCCCAGCACGACAAACTGATGGAAGCCTTTTGTCGCTCTGATCAGACACTAGTTTGTGTCCTGTGCATGATGGACGAACACAAACACCACGACATCGTCCCGGCCGGAACTGAGAGGACAGAGAAACAA AAGCAACTTGGTCCCACGCTGCATAAATCTCAACAAAGAATTGACCAGAGAATTAAAAAGTGGCAGGATCTGAGACAAGCGGTGGAATCCGTCCAG CACTCTGCTCAAACGGTCCTGGAGGAGAACGAGCGGATCTTCACTGAGCTTCTACAGCTCATAGAACGGAAGTACAACGATGTGAAGGAGACGATCCGCTCCCATGAGAAGATCACCGTGAACCGTGGCGAGATACTGCTGGACCGCCTAGAGGAGGAGATCACTCTGTTGAAGAAACGACACAACAACCTGGAGAAGCTTTCACGCACTGATGACCACATACATTTTCTACAG AGCTGGCAGTCTCTCTCTGGCCCCTCGGGATACGAAGACCTGAACAACATCAGCGTTGCTCCCCATTACTCCTTCGACTCGGCCAAGAGAGCCATCGCCTCATTTAAGATACAAGTGGAAGAAATGAGCAAAACAGAAATGAGCAAAATCACAGGAGCAG TGAAGGAAGtttatatcacacaaaaagtcgagACAAAGACAAGGAGGGAATCGTTTCTGAAGGAGGAAACAAGAACCAGAGAGGAACCAAAAACAAGAGAAGACTTCCTAAAAT ACTCTTGCCAGCTGACTTTGGATGCCAACACTGCGCATCCCAGCCTCCACCTCTCAGATGGAAACAAAACAGCCACGATGAAAAGTGAACCAATGAACTACCCCAATCATCCAGATAGGTTCGATCACTGGCAGCAG GTGTTGTGCAGAGAGAGCATTTCTGGGAGTCGCTGTTACTGGGAGGTGGACTGGAAGGGGACAGAGATCGACGTGGCCGTTACCTACAGGGGAATCCGCCGCAAAGGCAGCGGAAACGAGTGCAGTCTGGGCTGGAACGACAAGTCCTGGAGTTTGTACTGCTCTGATGCTAAATACACCTTTGTGCACAACAGTAAAAGCACCGACATCTTTGGTTCGACGTCGTCTTGCATCGGTGTCTATCTGGACTACATAAATGGGACGCTTGCCTTCTACAGTGTTCCTGATGGCATGAGACTCCTGCACAAAGTCCAGACCACGTTCAGAGAGCCTGTCTACCCAGCTTTCAGTGTGTGGGGCTTTGGATCTAATATAAAGCTGTAA
- the ftr14l gene encoding tripartite motif-containing protein 16 isoform X3 produces the protein MSQSSLLDLDRSNNTEKSRRSSSRNQSRSQAKHGDVLCDFCTTKRQKAEKSCLVCLASYCESHLQTHYTYPTLMKHKLVKATGQMREKICAQHDKLMEAFCRSDQTLVCVLCMMDEHKHHDIVPAGTERTEKQKQLGPTLHKSQQRIDQRIKKWQDLRQAVESVQHSAQTVLEENERIFTELLQLIERKYNDVKETIRSHEKITVNRGEILLDRLEEEITLLKKRHNNLEKLSRTDDHIHFLQSWQSLSGPSGYEDLNNISVAPHYSFDSAKRAIASFKIQVEEMSKTEMSKITGADSCQLTLDANTAHPSLHLSDGNKTATMKSEPMNYPNHPDRFDHWQQVLCRESISGSRCYWEVDWKGTEIDVAVTYRGIRRKGSGNECSLGWNDKSWSLYCSDAKYTFVHNSKSTDIFGSTSSCIGVYLDYINGTLAFYSVPDGMRLLHKVQTTFREPVYPAFSVWGFGSNIKL, from the exons ATGTCCCAGTCTAGTCTTCTGGATTTGGATCGATCCAACAACACGGAGAAATCCCGCCGGTCAAGCAGTCGCAACCAGAGCAGATCCCAGGCCAAACATGGGGATGTCCTCTGTGACTTTTGCACAACAAAGAGGCAAAAGGCTGAGAAGTCCTGCTTAGTGTGCCTGGCGTCCTACTGTGAGTCCCACCTGCAGACTCACTACACCTACCCAACCCTGATGAAGCACAAACTGGTCAAGGCTACAGGTCAGATGAGGGAGAAGATCTGCGCCCAGCACGACAAACTGATGGAAGCCTTTTGTCGCTCTGATCAGACACTAGTTTGTGTCCTGTGCATGATGGACGAACACAAACACCACGACATCGTCCCGGCCGGAACTGAGAGGACAGAGAAACAA AAGCAACTTGGTCCCACGCTGCATAAATCTCAACAAAGAATTGACCAGAGAATTAAAAAGTGGCAGGATCTGAGACAAGCGGTGGAATCCGTCCAG CACTCTGCTCAAACGGTCCTGGAGGAGAACGAGCGGATCTTCACTGAGCTTCTACAGCTCATAGAACGGAAGTACAACGATGTGAAGGAGACGATCCGCTCCCATGAGAAGATCACCGTGAACCGTGGCGAGATACTGCTGGACCGCCTAGAGGAGGAGATCACTCTGTTGAAGAAACGACACAACAACCTGGAGAAGCTTTCACGCACTGATGACCACATACATTTTCTACAG AGCTGGCAGTCTCTCTCTGGCCCCTCGGGATACGAAGACCTGAACAACATCAGCGTTGCTCCCCATTACTCCTTCGACTCGGCCAAGAGAGCCATCGCCTCATTTAAGATACAAGTGGAAGAAATGAGCAAAACAGAAATGAGCAAAATCACAGGAGCAG ACTCTTGCCAGCTGACTTTGGATGCCAACACTGCGCATCCCAGCCTCCACCTCTCAGATGGAAACAAAACAGCCACGATGAAAAGTGAACCAATGAACTACCCCAATCATCCAGATAGGTTCGATCACTGGCAGCAG GTGTTGTGCAGAGAGAGCATTTCTGGGAGTCGCTGTTACTGGGAGGTGGACTGGAAGGGGACAGAGATCGACGTGGCCGTTACCTACAGGGGAATCCGCCGCAAAGGCAGCGGAAACGAGTGCAGTCTGGGCTGGAACGACAAGTCCTGGAGTTTGTACTGCTCTGATGCTAAATACACCTTTGTGCACAACAGTAAAAGCACCGACATCTTTGGTTCGACGTCGTCTTGCATCGGTGTCTATCTGGACTACATAAATGGGACGCTTGCCTTCTACAGTGTTCCTGATGGCATGAGACTCCTGCACAAAGTCCAGACCACGTTCAGAGAGCCTGTCTACCCAGCTTTCAGTGTGTGGGGCTTTGGATCTAATATAAAGCTGTAA
- the ftr14l gene encoding tripartite motif-containing protein 16 isoform X2 codes for MSQSSLLDLDRSNNTEKSRRSSSRNQSRSQAKHGDVLCDFCTTKRQKAEKSCLVCLASYCESHLQTHYTYPTLMKHKLVKATGQMREKICAQHDKLMEAFCRSDQTLVCVLCMMDEHKHHDIVPAGTERTEKQHSAQTVLEENERIFTELLQLIERKYNDVKETIRSHEKITVNRGEILLDRLEEEITLLKKRHNNLEKLSRTDDHIHFLQSWQSLSGPSGYEDLNNISVAPHYSFDSAKRAIASFKIQVEEMSKTEMSKITGAVKEVYITQKVETKTRRESFLKEETRTREEPKTREDFLKYSCQLTLDANTAHPSLHLSDGNKTATMKSEPMNYPNHPDRFDHWQQVLCRESISGSRCYWEVDWKGTEIDVAVTYRGIRRKGSGNECSLGWNDKSWSLYCSDAKYTFVHNSKSTDIFGSTSSCIGVYLDYINGTLAFYSVPDGMRLLHKVQTTFREPVYPAFSVWGFGSNIKL; via the exons ATGTCCCAGTCTAGTCTTCTGGATTTGGATCGATCCAACAACACGGAGAAATCCCGCCGGTCAAGCAGTCGCAACCAGAGCAGATCCCAGGCCAAACATGGGGATGTCCTCTGTGACTTTTGCACAACAAAGAGGCAAAAGGCTGAGAAGTCCTGCTTAGTGTGCCTGGCGTCCTACTGTGAGTCCCACCTGCAGACTCACTACACCTACCCAACCCTGATGAAGCACAAACTGGTCAAGGCTACAGGTCAGATGAGGGAGAAGATCTGCGCCCAGCACGACAAACTGATGGAAGCCTTTTGTCGCTCTGATCAGACACTAGTTTGTGTCCTGTGCATGATGGACGAACACAAACACCACGACATCGTCCCGGCCGGAACTGAGAGGACAGAGAAACAA CACTCTGCTCAAACGGTCCTGGAGGAGAACGAGCGGATCTTCACTGAGCTTCTACAGCTCATAGAACGGAAGTACAACGATGTGAAGGAGACGATCCGCTCCCATGAGAAGATCACCGTGAACCGTGGCGAGATACTGCTGGACCGCCTAGAGGAGGAGATCACTCTGTTGAAGAAACGACACAACAACCTGGAGAAGCTTTCACGCACTGATGACCACATACATTTTCTACAG AGCTGGCAGTCTCTCTCTGGCCCCTCGGGATACGAAGACCTGAACAACATCAGCGTTGCTCCCCATTACTCCTTCGACTCGGCCAAGAGAGCCATCGCCTCATTTAAGATACAAGTGGAAGAAATGAGCAAAACAGAAATGAGCAAAATCACAGGAGCAG TGAAGGAAGtttatatcacacaaaaagtcgagACAAAGACAAGGAGGGAATCGTTTCTGAAGGAGGAAACAAGAACCAGAGAGGAACCAAAAACAAGAGAAGACTTCCTAAAAT ACTCTTGCCAGCTGACTTTGGATGCCAACACTGCGCATCCCAGCCTCCACCTCTCAGATGGAAACAAAACAGCCACGATGAAAAGTGAACCAATGAACTACCCCAATCATCCAGATAGGTTCGATCACTGGCAGCAG GTGTTGTGCAGAGAGAGCATTTCTGGGAGTCGCTGTTACTGGGAGGTGGACTGGAAGGGGACAGAGATCGACGTGGCCGTTACCTACAGGGGAATCCGCCGCAAAGGCAGCGGAAACGAGTGCAGTCTGGGCTGGAACGACAAGTCCTGGAGTTTGTACTGCTCTGATGCTAAATACACCTTTGTGCACAACAGTAAAAGCACCGACATCTTTGGTTCGACGTCGTCTTGCATCGGTGTCTATCTGGACTACATAAATGGGACGCTTGCCTTCTACAGTGTTCCTGATGGCATGAGACTCCTGCACAAAGTCCAGACCACGTTCAGAGAGCCTGTCTACCCAGCTTTCAGTGTGTGGGGCTTTGGATCTAATATAAAGCTGTAA